One Vicia villosa cultivar HV-30 ecotype Madison, WI linkage group LG5, Vvil1.0, whole genome shotgun sequence genomic window, TCAGAATTGGGACCACAtcatttacaattcaaaattggGACCACATCATAAACAATTCAGAACTACAACCACGTCATAAGCAATAGAAGCATATGAAACACATCATAAACAAAGACCGAATGGCTTAGTGAAAAGGACGAACCAAGAAAGAGTTACCTGGAAACGAAGCTTGGGGTCGCCATTTCTTCAACTGATGAAACGAACAGCGTAAGTTCAGTAAACGCAGAGGGTTGTTCGTTGTTCAGATGAAAACGAAAACGAAAACGAAAACGAAAACGAGATGAACAGTGTGAAAATGGAAACGAAAACGAGACGAACGAGATGATTTCAGACAATTTCTCACAGCAGCCTAGGGTTGTTCGTTGTTCCTCTCTTCATTGTGTTTATGGTTCTTGGGAAATTTCAGAGTAATGAATGGATtatgagaaaaccctaatttctaattaaattaaattgggAAAAAAGAATTTCCATAATTAATATttcattattatattatattagtgATTTTAATGGAGGAAAATGACGTGGATTTTGTTTCAAAATGCCAGCTCATATAAAAACACGCCACGTCATAAAAAATCTGTCCCAAATTGACTGAGGGACTAAATTCAAGCAACAAACTTAAATTAGGgactaaaatggtggttttgaaAGTGGGGGgatcaaaatcaaaaaaaatgctaaatagggggaccaaagttgcatttaagccaaaattaaaagaaaaaaaaatcgtcTCACAAACATTCTTCCCTTTCCCGCGTTATCATCTGGCAAAATTCAAAAGGTAACTGAACAACAACAATCAGATTCCGTTTCAGCGTGAATGAGCTCACACCAACAATGGCCGATTCAAAGAAGCGATGGACGGTGACCTACACAAAACACATCAAACAGAAACGCAAAGTCTACCAAGACGGATTTCTCGTGCTCAACGTCTCCACCACCAAGGTTTTCTCTCACTCTAAATTACCTTCAATTTTATTGAATCAATCGTTTCTTCCGATCGGAACTTCACATTGAATTTACTCAATTGCAAAATTGCAAAATCTCACGAAGTTTTTTCGCTCAATTTCTGTGTAGTTGTCGCTGTATGATGAATGCGAGAAACTGTTGGAGTGTAGGCTCTTGAAGAGCGACGAAACTGTCGCATCTGGTGAGAGTTTGACGTTCAACGGTCACCTTGTTGATATCGGTAGTCTCGAAGGAGAAAACAAGCCTGAATCTAAATTGAATGTTGATAAAAAGCAAAAGAATGTTTTCAGATTCAGAACTCCTGGTATGAACTCTCTCATAATCTTTTACAATTTTATAGATCGATATATATTATGTATCTAAATGTGTTTGAATTAGTTGGATTTTGTTAAAGGTAGTTGCGGactatgtagcaccgacacctctaCAAAAGATGTGTCTGTGTGAGTGTTGTTGTTCGAAATCgacaccgacacttgtgattaaacttaatttatttattttttcaagttATTACTGGTGTCGATGTATCAATATAGGTGTCGTGTTTTCGGTGTCAGTGTCTCATAGGTTGAGAACTTTGGTTATAGTGTGTACAAAGCATTTTATATAATGATCTTAATTGCGTTAACTAATTTTAATCAACTTGAAATTAATTATTACCAACTTTCAGTTCCTTTAACAACTCCAACTAATTTTAACAAtgcgtttatttatttttgctaaTTTTAGAGGTACCATTTCAAATGTTTAATCATGATTTACTGCTTATGTCTTTCTGATGCATGTGTTGATGCAAAAGATGTCAAAGGTAATGCGAAGGAGACTGTTACGCAGACACAGAAACCTCTCAGTCCGTCACAGAAAATTATCAAAGGTTAACATTAGCATCATTATTTTCAGAATTTGGCTTCTAAGCTTTGTGAAAATATTTTTGTGCTCTTAGATTATTCTTGTTGAGTGTCTTGTCTAGGAGTTCAAACTATGATGGCATGATGTATTTTTCAAAGTACACAAAGATCATTATGTCCATAGTGTCAGTTTTCTCGTTTGTGTATTTTTGCTGATATAGGTCGAATTAGATGTTTCCTATCAACTTATTCCTTATGCGGTTTGGGCTATTGCTACAAGTGATGATGATAATTGATTAGCCGTAGCCTGTAGGTACTTATATGATTTGCAGTGCGGTATAGTTGTATAATTAGTATGGCTGTAAATATTGCAGAATTTAAGAAGAGAGAAATTCTTAAGTATCAGTCACCAAAGATAAATCAGGAAATACCAAAACCTAGTTCAACAGGTTAGTGTAATGCTGGGTTCACTCTGCTTTGCTTGCCTTATTTATCTTTTTCTATCATTCTGGTGCAAATATGGCAATGCAGCATTGATTCTTCCTAGTTTACTCTCTCTTAAGTTCAAAGTTGAGATACATGGGGAACATGACACTATATTGTAGGACATAATGAGAAAGAAACTTACTTTTCTTGTTATATTTATCTTCTAACTATTAGAACTTTTTTCTATATCCAATTAGAGTTGCAAGTTCTATACACCAGTCAAATGACTCAGAAGGCAAAGAAGTACCATGATGGTTTTTTACGACTTGATTTAAGCGGCTCTCGGGGGGCACAGGTTCACTTTCAAACGTCTATTTCTTTTATCAAAAGTTCAATATATGCTTTAATTTCAGGATATGATTGGTGaggttattttaaatttttaatgcaTACATACTAAATcctttttttgtttgttattcTTGTATTGTGATCAATGGCGTGCTTGGATTAGCTTAAATACTAAAATTGTTTTCATAATTGTTTGTAAATATATTTATCCAAACAGGTTATAAATCTTAAAATGTCCCAGTTGCAGTCAGGAttacatgaagggcttaataaATGGTTATCCGTCCCTATTCTGTCTGTATTTCAGGTTAGGCTGTTTGATGCAAGCAGGACGCTCTTAGATAGCAGGTTTCTTAAAAAAGATGACGTAATAAAACCCGGCGAATCAATTACATTTGATACATATTTGGTTGACATTAGTGAGGATCAAGTAAGTCATAAACCAGATTCCAGTGTTCAGGGACACAATTGCACTAATATAAAGAGAATAGAGAAGATAGACAGACAGAAAACTTCTCTTGACACTGATAGCCAAGTTACCGTTGGAAAACGTGGTTAGTTGACAATTATACTTATTGTTTCGAAAATATGTTGTATTTGGCCAGTTGTTTTTAGTTGCATCAGTTATTTTtccattttgtattttatttaataggatCATGATAGATGTCATAAGCATTTCCTATTTCTCATAAATTCTTAGTTACACTAATTTTCTTTCTTGTTACTCAGTTCTGTAACTTCTAGATGTTTTAAAATTGAAGCAAGAATATCAATGTAGAAGAAAAAAGTGCAGAGTCTTTATGTGCCAGTCACTAATAGGATTTGGTTAATGAGTCAAATATGATTTACATTATGCATGTAGCTGTTCTATTTAATGACAACACTTGGATCTAAAATATAGAATTTTTTGCACTTTAAATTGACAAAGTACTTTgccttttcaaaaaataatgaaaagagtACTGATTTTATTACGCGAGATCTTACATTTGAGTGGTTATTTTCACTGATTTTTTTTAGAGATACAAGCCATGTTAACTGAGTTTCAAACAATCactttacaaaattttaaaatcgaAGCTGATATACTGAATTCCATGaaaatacacacacacacacacacacacacacacacatatattcaTAGTATTTATAGTTTTATCATGAATCAACAGAAACTAATAAGTGAGTCAATTAATGAGTTTTATTCGTTCTTTCCTATGGATTCCTTCTTGCTTGTATATTGTTAGTTTCTTTTGAAATCCATTATTGGTTGCATTTGTTTTCTGCTTTGATTGTCTTtagttttttcttcttcattaACTGTTCAGCGTTCACCTGTATATCTCTTTCCTTTCCAATATAGAATGGAAGGTCCTATACACAACACAATTAACTCAAAAAGCAAAGAAGTATCATGACGGCTTTTTACAACTAGAATGTTGTGGATCCCATGGGCGGCAGGTTAATTTTCTCACTTgttatataattttctttttcctGTTTGTATCGCCACATGTTTCTTTATCTGTCATcaatttgtttgatttttgtttattttgaaacTGGTTCCATGGAAATGAATTATTCAACTTTTCTTAATAACACTAGACCTTATTTAAACACACATTATCTTGGCACagtgataagtttattagttgtCTTTCCAGGTCATACTTTATGATTTGAGCAAAAGACCTTTAGAACGCAGGTTTCTAAAGAAAGATGAAGTTATAGAAGCGGGTTCAATGGTATATTTTGCTGGACATTTAGTTGATGTTGGAGAACCTGAGGGAAGTCATCAATCTTCAGTGAAGTTGAGTGAACGAGGGACTGGTAGTGAAAATGTTGTTGAGAAGAGACATCAAAGACATGGGCAAAAGGCCTCTCGCGAGCTTCATCCATCTACTGCTAGAGGTTAGTCCTTAGCTATGCAGAAGTTTCTTCAAGTCATTTTATTGTTGTACAATTCTGTACTTCCGTGCATGTCATTCAATTGTTTTGAACTTACTATCATCCATTTATTTATACACAATGATCCTATTAAGAATTATCATATATTTCTGCTGTGTTATATCTTTTGTTCATTTAGTTTTTGTGTTTTTAAAGCTTCTGTCTTGTCTCTTAAAAAAGCTTCTGTCTTGTTTTAGTTGTTACCCATTAATGACACCCATCCATCTcaaaaaatgaatgcaaaataataaataatagttaATAATCATTTAGGATTAAAGAAGAAACCTCCTTAATATCAGTGATGTTACAACTCACAAGAGACAAGGAAGCTAAGAATATTGGAAATCATTCacaaaaatcacaataaaaaacaCCAAATCTGGCACTCGAAATAAAAAACACTGTTTGAATAGCATGACTTGATAAGAGTTAGCAATTTACTTATTGGTTTCATGTGAGGAATCACAAACAACTTCAAATTGTGCTATACATGCATGAATCAATCAATGCAATTAATGATTTAGTATCACCAATTTGAATCAAATGATTCAATTTtcaacaactttttcttatatgcTTTAACCAATTCTCATCAAAATATTGGATGGTCAAATATAAACGAAAAAAAACTAACGGCGTGCTATCGGTATTGGGTGCACTCTGATAACCATGAGCATGAAGCATGTCTTGAATGAGGAGTggacaaattttatttttcactcTCATCTGTTTATGGTTATGTCATGCAGGACAACCTTCGAGCAAGCCTTGTCTTCGGCAAGGTGCAAGCTTGAACTCTCAACCTTCCGAGATAGAAGAGATCAAACCAAACAAGAAAGTCCCAGTAGTCAAGCCTTTACATGATGGTTTGTACTTCGTACCTCTGGTCTGGACTCTAATCTTCCTTCTCTTGTTTGCGTTATTGCACCCTCCTCCCCCTCCCCCTCTAGCAGGAAAACAATAGAATGACCGGTGGACAGGTTTTGGTTTTCACTCTCATCTATTTATGGCTATATTATACAGGACAGCCTCCGAGCCGGGTTTGTCTTCCGCAAGATACAGGCTTGAACTCTCAACCTGCGATAAAATCAAACAAGGCAGTTCCGGTAGTCAAGCCTTTACGTGACGGTTTGTAACTATGGTCTTGAAGCCAAATTTTTTTATTCACCCTCCACTAATAGGAAGTTGTGACTTAACATCTATTAGTATATCTTTATCAATACACCTCTTTATAATTAAGTTGATTTGTCATGCCTAATTCAAACTATATTGCTTCCATATTCATGTTAGCTCTGGCATCTCTAACTTTACATAATGAGGGAAGTATCAAAATATAACTTGGCGAATGGCAATAATATACATACAACTGTGAAATAAGATAAATTATGAGCTCCCTTTGACTATATAAAATTCGATCAAGCTGATCATTCTGCAACAGAGACACAGACATGTAATGCCTGTGTGCTATGATATGGGGCTTTTCATCAACATTGCTTATCTCAATATGTCATTTCATTATTTGTACATGTGGCTGATATCTGGTTATTGTGCAGTCAATCAGATATTGTCCTTTTTACAAGGCCCTAAGACTAAGCCTCATGAATGTTACATCACAGGTTAGATGCGTAACCTTGTATGATATCAATCTGTCTTTAGATCATAATAGCGTGACTATGTTGGATTTATATAGGTGGCCGATCTCCCAATAAGTCATATCAAAATATTTTGGATAGTGAATCAATGGAGACTAAGAAATATCCTGATATTACACCTACCAAAGGCAAGTCATGATGGATATTTTGGATTTCttgctcttttatttttgtttttggaaaATATTAGTAGCTGTTTTTTGTTTTGACTTTTAAAATGTTAGTAGCACTGTTGATACTTCTTAATTTGGGTTCTGCAGCAACTTCTGGTGGTGGCAGTTTCCAGTGTACGGAGAATGTCAAAGTGCCCCACCAGGTctactctctttctctctctacattTTCTCTAGTTGCGATTTCATAACGTTGCTTTCTGTTGTTCATTAAACGTCACAATGAAAATATTAGCTCTTGGTCTTAGAGGATTGGTTGAGATTTTTTAAAAAGGCCGAGTACAATTATTTAGGAGCATGGTAACCGATAATAGAGGCCAAGAATGCAGAACGTTCATGTGATTTCTATGGCATTAGTTTCGTACTTTCTATATGGTTGAGAACTTTTCTCAGGCGTTGTTTGGCAACCGTAGAAAAATACTTTTTCTCcatgaattttgtttgttttctatACACTGCAAAATCATCTGTCATCTAAGATTTGTTTAAATGGTTTTGAAATTGTATATGTAGTCCATCTCACACAAGGAAGCTCAGCAAAGTATCAATGAGGCAGATTTTGACTTATTAATATCAAGTCCGGATGTTCATTCTTCTTGCCCCATTTCCAATGAAGGAGAGAGTGCGGAGGATTTTTCGCGTGAAAGTGAAGCATTCCCAAGCTTTGACCTTGGATTTTGACGTTTAATGCATCTTATGAGTATAACCTTATATCACATAATCATTTAAAATTGAAATGATTGAAGAAACATTTCCTGTCTATCTCATATACACAAACTGATGCGTGCATTTGTTCTATGTTGCTTCGTGCAGGTCAGTGACTAGAGTGTCTGATACATTGGTTCAGCTATTTTTCAACATTAGAAATGAAAAAGGAAAAGCTAAAGCTTCAACGTTAATGTAAATTACTTATACAAGGTTATTATCTGAATTAAAATTAATCCACACAAGGTTATATAATTCAAATATTGAACTTTTTAAATAGAATTGTGACATGGAACCAATACTTCCCTATAGCCGTTGCAGGGTAGTCGATTGCAGAGACATTAGATTTGAATAAGGTCCTACATCCATTGGCATTGCTTTGTGCAGTGTGGCCTTGGGAGATTCAAACACAAAaagtagtttattattattattatttattttatcttaatttatttaactattctattaattattattaatacaaATATGTTAATAAAATGGATTGAGATAGATGTTTTGCCCCCTCATGAATTTGAGTTGCCAAAGGTATAATCTTATCGGCTATTTGTAGATAACtagaacaaaaaaaataaaatgggaTGACCAAAGAATGAGGAAGACAATGTGTTCATAGTCACAAAATTCTTCATGTTCTTCATGTTGATCCTTAATATAATTGCTAACGCTTGCACGTGAAAAAGTAAAATTGGGTTTGATTTTGCTTTTCAGAGGGGCCCAAGGTATCCCCAATTGGTTAAAGATCGGTGGTAACAACCATGTTGAAGAGGGTAGGGGTTATCATTCAACAACGAAGGTGAAATGTGTTAGTCGAGCCTTATTAAAAGAAAAGGGCTGAAATGAGCATGTTGGGGTTGTATTTATGACTAGTTCTGGACAGTTGAATCAAGTCATATATACCTTAGTTTTTCCAGATTTGTCCTTTCTTCTTTTCTACTTTGCCCACCAATTGAGATAAGCTTCATGGTGAGTGGTAGGTGAATAACAAAAGGCACGTTGGGGTGCAGTCATGAAACCTAACTCATAGGGTTTATCCTTAAACACACAGGGTTTATAGCAACGATAACAAGGACATACTTTCTTTAACTTATTAGGTTTTACAGAACACTTGGAAAACGGACCCAAAACTGCATGAATATTACCTAAGATGGAAAAGGGTATCAGTACCCAAGAAGCCCAGATTTTGGATTTTCCTCCTCCATTGGATCCATTGGAGGTTCAGGAATATAGGTGTGATCATTGGGAAGAGTAGGAGCAATGACATAAACAACATACATGATTGGAAGTTGTTTCGTTAGAACGAAGAGGAAGCCATAGTTTTAAATTTCCGCTGAAGATGAAGATTGCAAGATGAATtggtcaattttttattttttattttgaaaaatatattttgtggCATCAAAACTTAAAACATCACCCCCTCACAATAAACAAACCATCATTAGAGCTTCATTCTAGTTAGAAAAGATCCAACTATTAATAAAGAAAGAAACCACAACTTTAATCACATCATTTTTATTAATCTTCTAATAAATTCAGATGAATTGAGCTTCAAAACTAGGGCTGGtaattaggggtgggaataggccaggccggcctacaggagTCAATGGCCTAGCCTATATAAGGTCAGGCCAGACCAAACTTATTTAACAAAAAGTAagacttaggcttttttaaaagcttatttaataaaataggccagaCTTAGGTTATTAAAAAAACCTAtcaagccttataggccggcctatattttcatgtatattaaaaataggctaaatagatCGGCCTTTATTTGcatgtttattaaaaaaagacTAAATAGACAAGCCTATATATGCACatatattagaacaaaggctaaataggtcggcctatatatgcatatataggacgACTTATAAGatttcttaaataatatggattaattgaaaaccatCATGAAAATAGGCTTTTAGGTCAGGCCATACTCTTAAAAAGGTCAGACCGGACTAAAAAAGAGAGCCTATTATAGGCTacaggccagactcaggcctttcaaatttatcgtaggccagaccCAGGCCccataaagcctagcctagcctatttccacccctactggTAATGACTCGAGTCGAATTTGCCTCTGCTCGACTCGACTCGTTGAAAATTGGTTCAACTCAAATATTGGTTCGAGTTTTTCACGAACTTTtttccagctcaaactcgactcgttagaagttcacgaaccaTTCGATTTAACTCGTTAGGTTTAACTCGTTTACTTCACAAACTTAAAAGTCATTTTTTAAAATGTATTCTTTTAATATATGTGACattctaaattaatattttttaaataataaatataaaaaatataaaagttataagattgtaATTTATACAAcgttgattttatttgtataattatttttaaaaatattttgctcacttgagaatataaattatcaattaaaaccgctatattaaaagaaaatatagggCTAAGATTTGGAGCAAAtctttaaacctactcttaaaaacaatataatccatctcatatataatcgagttgactcatgagcctaacgagtcgaactatgtatagttcaagttcagctcatttagttaagaaatttaatttttagcTCATATTCTGTTCATTTGATTCATGAATATAGTTCAACGATTTAAGTGTCGAActtaattcaaaattattttcgaGTTGGTTCGTTTCAATACCATCCATATCCAAAACCAACACGTTCAAGAGCACTATTACTATTTATAGCATAGATTGC contains:
- the LOC131608107 gene encoding uncharacterized protein LOC131608107 isoform X1, which encodes MADSKKRWTVTYTKHIKQKRKVYQDGFLVLNVSTTKLSLYDECEKLLECRLLKSDETVASGESLTFNGHLVDIGSLEGENKPESKLNVDKKQKNVFRFRTPDVKGNAKETVTQTQKPLSPSQKIIKEFKKREILKYQSPKINQEIPKPSSTELQVLYTSQMTQKAKKYHDGFLRLDLSGSRGAQVRLFDASRTLLDSRFLKKDDVIKPGESITFDTYLVDISEDQVSHKPDSSVQGHNCTNIKRIEKIDRQKTSLDTDSQVTVGKREWKVLYTTQLTQKAKKYHDGFLQLECCGSHGRQVILYDLSKRPLERRFLKKDEVIEAGSMVYFAGHLVDVGEPEGSHQSSVKLSERGTGSENVVEKRHQRHGQKASRELHPSTARGQPSSKPCLRQGASLNSQPSEIEEIKPNKKVPVVKPLHDGQPPSRVCLPQDTGLNSQPAIKSNKAVPVVKPLRDVNQILSFLQGPKTKPHECYITGGRSPNKSYQNILDSESMETKKYPDITPTKATSGGGSFQCTENVKVPHQSISHKEAQQSINEADFDLLISSPDVHSSCPISNEGESAEDFSRESEAFPSFDLGF
- the LOC131608107 gene encoding uncharacterized protein LOC131608107 isoform X2 — translated: MADSKKRWTVTYTKHIKQKRKVYQDGFLVLNVSTTKLSLYDECEKLLECRLLKSDETVASGESLTFNGHLVDIGSLEGENKPESKLNVDKKQKNVFRFRTPDVKGNAKETVTQTQKPLSPSQKIIKELQVLYTSQMTQKAKKYHDGFLRLDLSGSRGAQVRLFDASRTLLDSRFLKKDDVIKPGESITFDTYLVDISEDQVSHKPDSSVQGHNCTNIKRIEKIDRQKTSLDTDSQVTVGKREWKVLYTTQLTQKAKKYHDGFLQLECCGSHGRQVILYDLSKRPLERRFLKKDEVIEAGSMVYFAGHLVDVGEPEGSHQSSVKLSERGTGSENVVEKRHQRHGQKASRELHPSTARGQPSSKPCLRQGASLNSQPSEIEEIKPNKKVPVVKPLHDGQPPSRVCLPQDTGLNSQPAIKSNKAVPVVKPLRDVNQILSFLQGPKTKPHECYITGGRSPNKSYQNILDSESMETKKYPDITPTKATSGGGSFQCTENVKVPHQSISHKEAQQSINEADFDLLISSPDVHSSCPISNEGESAEDFSRESEAFPSFDLGF